Proteins from a single region of Lujinxingia litoralis:
- the dnaK gene encoding molecular chaperone DnaK translates to MERIIGIDLGTTNSCVAIVEGGTPQVIPNKGGYKTTPSVVAITESGRRLVGQMAKRQAITNARHTVYASKRLIGRKWNSSEVRHCIETCPYEIVQGPHEDVRIKLRDKEYSLPELSSIVLQEMKLVAQEFLGEEPTKAVVTVPAYFNDNQRTATRDAGRIAGLDIVRIINEPTAAALAYGFGKELDATVAIYDLGGGTFDISILDIHEGVFDVLSTAGDTFLGGEDFDARIIEHLAFEFAREHKVDLRKDEMALQRLRDAAEKAKIELSAMPETEISLPFIHSRDDGEALHLQTTLTRDAFEELVIDLVQRTIKICQATLQESGLEVDDIDDVILVGGMTRMPRIQAAVRDYFGKAPSKQVHPDEAVALGASVQGAALIEGSSDVLLLDVTPHSLGIMVHGGGFEVLIEANATIPTSHGHIFTTVRENQTSVKIIVLQGESPTAEENEMLGEFVLSGLRRAPAGEVEVEVAFEISADGIVSVQARDLETGKEQSITVTATSGLTEEEIQNMIDENQDYLVELKRDEELERIRGQIRKAVRELEKLTERAESNGEGHLLEHLRGRVSQSIEQARAAIDTKDATELNHTAESIQKVLQSVKAAAMGA, encoded by the coding sequence ATGGAGCGCATCATCGGAATCGACCTTGGGACTACCAACTCCTGTGTCGCCATCGTCGAAGGTGGCACCCCGCAGGTCATTCCAAATAAGGGCGGCTACAAAACCACCCCCAGCGTCGTCGCCATCACCGAGAGCGGCCGACGTCTGGTGGGGCAAATGGCCAAGCGCCAGGCGATCACCAACGCGCGCCATACGGTCTACGCCTCCAAGCGCCTGATCGGTCGCAAGTGGAACTCCTCGGAGGTTCGCCACTGCATTGAGACCTGCCCCTACGAGATCGTTCAGGGCCCGCACGAAGATGTACGCATCAAGCTGCGTGACAAAGAGTACAGCCTGCCGGAGCTCTCCAGCATCGTGCTCCAGGAGATGAAGCTCGTCGCCCAGGAATTTCTCGGCGAGGAGCCCACCAAAGCCGTGGTCACCGTCCCGGCGTACTTTAACGACAACCAGCGCACCGCCACGCGCGACGCCGGCCGCATCGCCGGACTCGATATTGTACGCATCATCAACGAGCCCACCGCCGCCGCCCTGGCCTACGGCTTTGGCAAAGAGCTCGACGCCACCGTGGCCATTTACGACCTGGGCGGCGGCACCTTTGACATCTCCATCCTCGACATCCACGAGGGCGTCTTCGATGTGCTCTCCACCGCCGGCGACACCTTCCTGGGCGGAGAAGACTTCGACGCGCGCATCATCGAACACCTGGCCTTTGAGTTTGCCCGCGAGCACAAAGTCGACCTGCGCAAAGATGAGATGGCGCTCCAACGCCTGCGCGACGCGGCGGAAAAGGCCAAGATCGAGCTCTCCGCGATGCCGGAAACCGAAATCAGCCTGCCCTTCATTCACAGCCGCGACGATGGCGAAGCCCTGCACCTGCAAACCACGTTGACCCGCGACGCCTTTGAGGAGCTGGTCATCGATCTGGTGCAACGCACCATCAAGATCTGCCAGGCGACCCTCCAGGAGAGTGGCCTGGAGGTCGATGACATCGACGACGTGATTCTCGTCGGCGGCATGACCCGCATGCCCCGCATCCAGGCCGCGGTGCGCGATTACTTCGGCAAAGCCCCCTCCAAACAGGTCCACCCCGATGAGGCCGTCGCACTCGGCGCCTCGGTGCAGGGCGCGGCCCTGATCGAGGGCAGCAGCGATGTGCTCCTGCTCGACGTGACCCCGCACAGCCTCGGAATCATGGTCCACGGCGGTGGTTTCGAGGTCCTGATCGAGGCCAACGCCACCATCCCCACCAGCCATGGCCACATCTTCACCACGGTGCGTGAGAACCAGACCTCGGTAAAAATCATCGTGCTCCAGGGCGAGTCTCCCACCGCCGAAGAGAACGAGATGCTTGGCGAGTTTGTCTTAAGTGGGCTGCGCCGCGCCCCGGCCGGCGAGGTGGAGGTCGAAGTTGCCTTTGAGATCAGCGCCGACGGCATTGTCTCGGTTCAGGCCCGCGATCTGGAGACGGGCAAGGAACAGTCCATCACGGTCACCGCAACCAGCGGGCTGACCGAAGAAGAAATCCAGAACATGATCGACGAGAACCAGGACTACCTGGTCGAACTCAAACGCGATGAAGAGTTGGAGCGCATCCGCGGTCAGATCCGTAAGGCGGTCCGGGAGCTCGAAAAACTCACCGAACGGGCCGAAAGCAATGGTGAGGGGCACCTCCTGGAGCACCTGCGAGGACGCGTCTCCCAGAGCATTGAGCAGGCACGGGCGGCGATTGACACCAAAGATGCCACGGAGCTTAACCACACGGCTGAAAGCATTCAAAAAGTCCTCCAGTCGGTCAAAGCCGCCGCCATGGGAGCCTGA
- the hslU gene encoding ATP-dependent protease ATPase subunit HslU produces MATSSRTSHEDLELTPRQIVAALDRYIVGQHAAKRAVAVALRNRWRRQQLDEELRDEIMPKNIIMIGPTGVGKTEIARRLAKLARAPFLKVEASKFTEVGYVGRDVESMVRDLLELGINLVKAEAEERVEERAREIAEERILDQLELKNTERPPLDPTHTPKKAFIVGEDGTIQSTDEAPKNVREHLRQRLRQGEFDDDSIEIELTDSSNPVIEVFSGQKGMEEMDLGSVFGNMFPKRRKKKRVKVKDALNALVKEEAGRLIDMDQITQEALQRTQQSGIIFLDEVDKIAGRESQHGPDVSREGVQRDLLPIVEGSSVTTKHGVVKTDHILFIAAGAFHVSKPSDLIPELQGRFPIRVELESLTQQDFQRILTEPRNSLTRQYIELMSTEGIEVTFDDEAIGTIAEMAYQVNETLENIGARRLHTIMEKVFEALSFEAPELEDQDIVVTADYVRERLEGVLQDEDLSRYIL; encoded by the coding sequence ATGGCTACTTCCTCTCGCACCTCCCACGAAGATCTGGAGCTGACCCCGCGGCAGATCGTAGCCGCGCTGGACCGCTACATCGTCGGACAGCACGCCGCCAAACGCGCGGTGGCCGTGGCACTACGCAACCGCTGGCGCCGCCAACAGCTCGATGAGGAGCTGCGCGACGAGATCATGCCCAAAAACATCATCATGATCGGCCCCACCGGGGTGGGCAAAACCGAGATCGCCCGGCGCCTGGCCAAACTCGCCAGAGCCCCCTTTCTGAAGGTCGAAGCCTCCAAGTTTACCGAAGTCGGCTACGTCGGCCGCGACGTCGAGAGCATGGTGCGCGACCTGCTGGAGTTGGGCATCAATTTGGTCAAGGCCGAAGCCGAGGAACGCGTCGAGGAGCGCGCCCGCGAGATCGCCGAGGAGCGTATCCTCGACCAGCTTGAACTCAAAAACACCGAGCGTCCGCCCCTGGACCCGACCCACACCCCGAAGAAGGCGTTTATCGTCGGCGAGGACGGCACCATTCAGTCCACCGACGAGGCCCCCAAAAACGTGCGCGAGCACCTGCGCCAACGCCTGCGCCAGGGAGAGTTTGACGACGACTCCATCGAAATCGAACTCACCGACTCCTCCAACCCGGTCATCGAGGTCTTCTCCGGCCAAAAGGGCATGGAGGAGATGGATCTGGGCAGCGTGTTTGGCAACATGTTCCCCAAACGCCGTAAGAAGAAGCGGGTCAAGGTCAAAGACGCGCTCAACGCGCTGGTCAAAGAAGAAGCCGGCCGCCTCATCGACATGGACCAGATCACCCAAGAGGCCCTCCAGCGTACCCAGCAATCGGGCATCATCTTCCTGGACGAAGTCGATAAAATCGCCGGGCGCGAGAGCCAGCACGGCCCCGATGTCTCCCGCGAGGGCGTCCAGCGCGACCTGCTGCCGATCGTCGAGGGCTCCTCGGTCACCACCAAGCACGGTGTGGTCAAAACCGATCATATCCTCTTCATCGCCGCCGGCGCCTTCCACGTCTCCAAGCCCTCGGACCTGATCCCGGAGCTTCAGGGACGCTTCCCCATTCGCGTGGAGTTGGAGAGCCTCACCCAGCAGGATTTCCAGCGCATCCTCACCGAGCCGCGCAACAGCCTGACCCGTCAGTACATTGAGCTGATGAGCACCGAGGGCATCGAGGTGACCTTCGACGATGAGGCCATCGGCACCATCGCTGAGATGGCCTACCAGGTGAACGAGACCCTGGAGAACATCGGCGCCCGCCGCCTGCACACCATCATGGAAAAGGTCTTTGAAGCCCTCTCCTTTGAAGCCCCGGAACTCGAAGACCAGGACATCGTGGTCACCGCTGACTATGTCCGCGAGCGCCTTGAAGGCGTCCTCCAGGACGAAGACCTGAGCCGCTACATCCTCTAA
- a CDS encoding HEAT repeat domain-containing protein has translation MQDGHPPQVGEEQVTLSPELQEEVRLARRCFAQIERLTTVMASYPPGHPVVENAVQGLRDAFYQFFELTDRLTVQIHPHWMDLYGAGETVWETQEPRDYCFALSRDGVYLIHILAGVDDTELRQLVSVLNELVDQRDMSTDAVSMLFEAGFRYISYDAIDESLALLAGLDNDVRNRDTREEQEAIEELFNEAFDKELDERVGSGQGMEADFEVRLQRRGEKQMKLEVGSRQFLQLDDQARAHLEDLKRGFTEHHELEHRQGEVLSALLGARPRAKLRRGAVAQIGNVMGALLETNAPWEALSFLKLIHRWRDKFQVEVAGELKEAVKECFTQTRIHALNKQVATAGQGPRRAILQMYNALHLEAASEGLIEVLGWDLEDEARDDILRYVRQRARRGLDFIERALPRVAGERAAPLVELLVGLMPRSRPLLLDVIKGQMEPSLKLKALVALRGTWSDVNEVRDVLVPLVRGSHSGLRLEALRALAAATPAHVLRVVEPLLDARLARRPDEEVRELVGVLVAHGGPAAVEKLRELVQRRGIVADEEQELAVAIVKAMIKSPTPEVVQLLEAVAKDWLVAGRIRSTCKEIVELMQ, from the coding sequence ATGCAGGACGGGCATCCCCCGCAAGTAGGTGAAGAGCAGGTAACGTTGAGTCCCGAGTTGCAGGAGGAGGTGCGCCTGGCCCGGCGTTGTTTTGCGCAGATTGAGCGGCTGACAACGGTGATGGCCAGCTATCCACCGGGGCACCCGGTGGTGGAGAATGCGGTGCAGGGGCTGCGCGACGCGTTTTATCAGTTCTTTGAGCTGACCGATCGCCTCACCGTGCAGATACACCCCCACTGGATGGACCTTTACGGGGCCGGGGAGACGGTCTGGGAGACGCAGGAGCCGCGAGACTACTGCTTCGCTCTTAGCCGCGATGGCGTTTACCTGATTCATATCCTGGCCGGCGTCGATGATACCGAGCTGCGCCAGCTGGTCAGCGTGCTCAATGAGCTGGTCGACCAGCGGGACATGTCCACCGACGCGGTGTCCATGCTCTTTGAGGCCGGGTTTCGCTACATCTCGTACGACGCGATCGATGAGTCGCTGGCGTTGCTGGCGGGGTTGGATAACGACGTTCGAAATCGCGACACCCGCGAGGAGCAGGAGGCGATCGAAGAGCTCTTCAATGAGGCGTTTGACAAAGAACTCGACGAACGGGTGGGGAGCGGCCAGGGCATGGAGGCCGACTTTGAAGTGCGCCTGCAGCGCCGTGGCGAGAAGCAGATGAAGCTGGAGGTGGGCTCGCGCCAGTTTCTGCAACTCGATGACCAGGCCCGGGCACATCTCGAGGATCTCAAGCGCGGGTTTACCGAGCATCATGAGCTGGAGCATCGCCAGGGGGAGGTGCTCTCGGCGCTGCTGGGAGCGCGTCCACGGGCCAAGCTGCGGCGCGGAGCCGTGGCGCAGATCGGCAACGTTATGGGGGCGCTCCTGGAGACCAACGCGCCCTGGGAGGCACTCTCCTTTTTGAAGTTGATCCATCGCTGGCGTGACAAGTTCCAGGTCGAGGTCGCCGGCGAGCTCAAAGAGGCCGTCAAGGAGTGCTTCACTCAGACGCGTATTCATGCCCTTAACAAGCAGGTAGCCACCGCCGGTCAGGGCCCGCGCCGGGCGATCCTTCAGATGTACAACGCGCTTCACCTGGAGGCGGCCAGCGAGGGACTCATCGAAGTGCTGGGATGGGACTTAGAAGACGAAGCGCGCGACGACATTCTGCGCTACGTCCGCCAGCGGGCTCGCCGCGGTCTGGACTTTATTGAGCGGGCGTTGCCGCGGGTTGCCGGTGAGCGCGCGGCCCCCCTGGTGGAACTTCTGGTGGGGTTGATGCCCCGCTCCCGGCCGTTGCTGCTGGATGTGATTAAGGGGCAGATGGAGCCGAGCCTCAAACTCAAGGCGCTGGTGGCCCTGCGTGGCACCTGGTCCGACGTCAATGAGGTGCGCGATGTGCTGGTGCCCCTGGTGCGCGGCTCCCATTCCGGGTTGCGCCTGGAGGCGCTACGGGCGCTGGCTGCGGCCACCCCGGCGCATGTCCTGCGGGTGGTGGAGCCCTTGCTGGATGCCCGGCTTGCCAGACGTCCCGACGAGGAGGTGCGGGAGTTGGTGGGGGTGCTCGTCGCGCATGGCGGGCCGGCGGCCGTGGAGAAGTTGCGAGAGCTTGTCCAGCGCCGCGGCATTGTGGCTGACGAGGAGCAAGAGTTGGCGGTGGCCATCGTTAAGGCCATGATCAAGAGCCCGACCCCGGAGGTTGTGCAGCTGCTGGAGGCCGTGGCCAAAGACTGGCTGGTGGCCGGACGCATCCGCTCCACCTGCAAGGAAATCGTGGAGTTGATGCAGTAA
- a CDS encoding acetylornithine transaminase gives MTDTAVLLEKAAHLNSPNYAPAPVIFDHGQGVRLTDTEGNEYLDFVAGIAVCALGHANPTLVEALRDQLGRLTHVSNLYYSTEQIKLLEALVAASFADRVFFCSSGAEANEAALKLARRYQKVVAGRQDKTGIITMKHSFHGRTLATVTATGQPKYHEGFEPLVPGFQYVPFNDLDALKEVIGRDTAAVMIEPIQGEGGLRPADAAYLKGVRELCDQHGALLIFDEVQTGVGRTGSLFAYQHFGVTPDIMTLAKGLGGGVPLGATLATEKVWQAWVPGSHGSTAGGNPLACRAGNTVLETIARDNLLENARARGERLQQGLSKLAERYEFMIDVRGIGLMVGVECQDDYARRVVEAARAEGLLINTAGGHTLRFVPPLIVTDADIDEALERLERALKVVAD, from the coding sequence ATGACCGATACTGCTGTGTTGCTCGAGAAGGCCGCCCACCTCAACAGCCCCAACTATGCGCCGGCGCCGGTGATCTTCGACCACGGCCAGGGCGTGCGCCTGACCGACACCGAGGGCAACGAATACCTGGACTTTGTGGCCGGAATCGCGGTCTGCGCCCTCGGACACGCCAACCCCACCCTGGTCGAAGCGCTGCGCGACCAGCTGGGCCGGCTGACCCACGTCTCCAACCTCTATTACAGCACCGAGCAAATTAAGCTGTTGGAAGCCCTGGTCGCGGCGAGCTTCGCCGACCGCGTCTTCTTCTGCAGCTCGGGGGCCGAGGCCAACGAAGCCGCGCTCAAACTGGCCCGCCGCTACCAGAAAGTCGTCGCCGGCCGTCAGGACAAAACCGGCATCATCACCATGAAGCACTCCTTCCACGGGCGCACGCTGGCCACTGTCACCGCCACCGGCCAGCCCAAGTACCACGAGGGGTTTGAGCCCCTGGTTCCCGGCTTCCAATACGTGCCCTTCAACGACCTCGACGCACTTAAAGAGGTCATCGGCCGTGACACCGCCGCGGTGATGATCGAACCCATCCAGGGCGAAGGTGGCCTGCGCCCGGCCGACGCCGCCTACCTCAAAGGCGTGCGCGAGCTCTGCGACCAACACGGCGCTCTGCTCATCTTCGACGAGGTCCAGACCGGCGTGGGCCGCACCGGCAGCCTCTTTGCCTACCAGCACTTTGGCGTGACTCCCGACATTATGACCCTGGCCAAGGGCCTCGGTGGTGGGGTGCCCCTGGGGGCGACGCTGGCCACGGAGAAGGTCTGGCAGGCCTGGGTCCCGGGCAGCCACGGCTCGACCGCCGGGGGCAACCCCCTGGCCTGCCGCGCCGGCAACACGGTGCTCGAAACCATTGCCCGCGACAACCTGCTGGAGAACGCCCGCGCCCGCGGGGAGCGTCTGCAACAAGGCCTGAGCAAGCTGGCCGAGCGCTACGAATTCATGATCGATGTTCGCGGCATCGGGTTGATGGTCGGCGTGGAATGCCAGGACGACTACGCTCGCCGGGTTGTGGAGGCCGCCCGGGCCGAAGGCCTCCTGATCAACACCGCCGGAGGACACACCCTGCGTTTTGTTCCCCCGCTTATCGTCACCGACGCCGACATCGACGAGGCGCTTGAGCGCCTGGAACGCGCCCTGAAAGTGGTCGCCGACTGA
- a CDS encoding J domain-containing protein — MPSIDETLAPRVLNGVDFRSLSSPLTPEEFFVLSRVDGSMSVGQLCSVSGLGRSKTMECIERLWRSGLIELPGVEPPAATAAPEPSPPEADEPAPDKDQDLARAIVARFPMALADFAFDQELLAQSVELDEDFKREVVFVYEQLDAVNYYELLGVPDDCARRELRNAYFAMSKRYHPDRFFRKLLGDYEMRIEKIFQRITRAYQTLSNRNKRRDYDASLAQEPPQPPIPASTPLAQRSEPLEEVASERKRAMAFQLLVRRGDAHLEHNDVSAALREFRKALTLKRDPLLALRVARTLLARDHHLDDALAFARAAYKIEAGSVDALRILSEIYIKKQSPADAIYHLERALELQPDAADLLAQLQELRA; from the coding sequence ATGCCTTCCATCGACGAGACGCTCGCCCCACGCGTGCTGAACGGGGTCGACTTCCGCAGCTTGAGCTCTCCGCTGACGCCCGAAGAGTTCTTTGTACTCTCGCGCGTCGACGGTTCGATGTCGGTCGGCCAGCTCTGTTCGGTCAGCGGGCTGGGCCGCTCCAAAACCATGGAGTGCATCGAGCGCCTGTGGCGAAGCGGGCTCATCGAATTGCCCGGCGTCGAGCCCCCTGCCGCCACCGCGGCTCCGGAGCCCTCCCCACCCGAGGCTGACGAGCCGGCTCCGGACAAAGACCAGGACCTCGCCCGGGCGATCGTCGCGCGTTTTCCGATGGCCCTGGCCGACTTTGCCTTCGATCAAGAGCTCCTGGCGCAGAGCGTCGAACTCGACGAAGACTTCAAGCGGGAAGTCGTCTTCGTCTACGAGCAGCTCGACGCCGTGAACTACTACGAACTTCTGGGAGTCCCCGACGACTGTGCCCGTCGCGAGCTGCGCAACGCCTACTTCGCCATGTCGAAGCGCTACCATCCCGATCGCTTCTTCCGTAAGTTGCTCGGCGACTATGAGATGCGCATCGAAAAGATTTTTCAGCGCATCACCCGCGCCTATCAGACGCTCTCCAACCGCAACAAGCGCCGGGATTACGACGCCTCGCTGGCGCAGGAACCTCCGCAGCCCCCAATACCGGCCTCCACTCCCCTCGCGCAGCGCAGCGAACCTCTGGAGGAGGTCGCCAGCGAGCGCAAACGTGCGATGGCCTTTCAGCTGCTGGTTCGCCGCGGCGACGCTCACCTGGAACACAACGATGTGAGCGCGGCCTTGCGCGAGTTCCGCAAAGCCCTCACGCTCAAGCGGGATCCGCTCCTGGCACTGCGCGTCGCCCGCACCCTCTTAGCCCGGGACCACCACCTGGACGACGCGCTGGCCTTTGCCCGCGCGGCCTACAAGATCGAAGCCGGCTCCGTTGACGCGCTGCGTATTCTGAGCGAGATATACATCAAGAAACAATCACCGGCCGACGCGATCTACCATCTGGAGCGCGCGCTAGAGCTCCAACCCGACGCTGCAGATCTTCTGGCGCAACTCCAGGAGCTCCGCGCCTGA